The following coding sequences lie in one Stigmatopora nigra isolate UIUO_SnigA chromosome 4, RoL_Snig_1.1, whole genome shotgun sequence genomic window:
- the LOC144195368 gene encoding leukemia inhibitory factor receptor-like has protein sequence MPAWWPQRRRWAVWLSCCFFSVLHAHVQNELRAPQQVTVTGNRQTQQISVSWRGSHASAFDVIILRPELNQTAFYVTGLSANESGGRQEWEWTSPEPLECTSLSVQIRSREGAATGAWSAPAVLPGNDVPAKGGFQFYPQDGVMAAGSNGTFCCVLAQGLRLGSIRYGSTLLEATRLSRRSYGVTVTRQPPSTTYGINVVCQDLHKSQVAGTVLFVGYAPLLTDLQCHTEDLVSATCRWKRARNTHLRGKRRTRFTLNHRECPETQFTDTEMESCASQVWEGNWTLEAVNPLGHFVLRDGAQMEHRVRPTPPLELSAEVSAWNATLRWSWEHAAYRSLSLVCQVQLGSGGNGTKRPFAGVGLRSARLLQLHPDRDYRVRVRCGARRNFFEWGNWSRSLSFKTHMDVPEAPDVWMRTDHDNSAHVVWKPLTARQSHGRLTSYQVTWRSPGEMAGGRTESVGPRTRTLPLHPARTDGSTRITATVVAKNAAGASPPATVVIPLGGPDQTVVAESRADATERGFALVWPERADCGYVLEWRDALCWRDCSVEWLRLAPGSTEATVASGHFQPGVKYNISLFSCSSKPLRRWHGYVRELAPSGTVPHLSVSQQDSDAALTWGVMPEVGRRGYLLGYNVYLDNDPGVALLANLSGEGSRKYTVKGLSKGTYKFTVKAYTLAGEDVGATASITLRLLADWLILEILTSLGATALFLAMVTFLCYRKRKWVKGAFYPDIPQPKLNDDWSRTQGPLDVRASPNHLVRVVEKPQVDSFKEVLVVIPEEDEDEARQDDGVTTTTTTTTAAAARRQRPSSLRRHGTTDSSDSSVDSGQMDVFYTGIQTSASSRLSPADVGRPASLAPAHEGGYRPQRQAPPPGEDRRDGEPEASPGGGREASPGGGGYKAQTAWRSDSPGEAEERPTSLGSPGEEEEERAAPPSLGSPASVASTQFLLPDGEAEQPGREKRPMSVSAAAAAGWFTNLLSSAKA, from the exons ATGCCTGCGTGGTGGCCCCAGCGCCGCCGCTGGGCCGTGTGGCTCAGCTGTTGCTTCTTCTCCGTGCTACACGCTCACGTGCAAAACG AGTTGCGCGCACCGCAGCAAGTGACCGTGACGGGCAACCGGCAGACGCAACAAATCAGCGTATCCTGGCGGGGAAGCCACGCCTCCGCATTTGACGTCATCATCCTCAGGCCCGAGCTCAACCAAACGGCCTTCTAC GTCACGGGCTTGAGCGCCAACGAGAGCGGAGGGCGGCAGGAGTGGGAGTGGACCTCCCCCGAGCCTCTGGAATGCACCTCGCTGTCGGTCCAGATCCGCTCCAGAGAAGGGGCGGCGACCGGCGCCTGGAGCGCCCCCGCCGTCCTACCAG GAAACGACGTGCCCGCCAAGGGCGGCTTTCAGTTTTACCCCCAGGATGGAGTGATGGCCGCCGGGAGCAACGGCACCTTCTGCTGCGTGCTGGCCCAGGGCCTCCGCCTGGGATCCATCCGCTACGGCTCCACGCTGCTGGAGGCCACGCGGCTCAGCCGGCGGAGTTACGGCGTGACGGTGACGAGGCAGCCGCCCTCCACCACCTATGGGATCAACGTGGTCTGCCAGGACCTGCATAAGAGTCAAGTGGCCGGAACCGTGCTCTTTGTGGGAT ACGCCCCCCTGCTCACGGACCTGCAGTGCCACACGGAGGATCTGGTGTCGGCCACGTGCCGGTGGAAAAGGGCGCGGAACACGCACCTCCGCGGCAAAAGGAGAACGCGCTTCACCTTGAACCACAG GGAATGTCCCGAGACACAATTCACGGACACGGAGATGGAAAGCTGCGCTTCCCAGGTGTGGGAGGGCAACTGGACCCTGGAAGCCGTCAATCCCCTGGGACACTTCGTCCTGCGGGACGGGGCGCAGATGGAACACCGAG TGCGTCCCACGCCGCCTTTGGAGCTGAGCGCGGAGGTGAGCGCTTGGAACGCCACCTTGCGCTGGAGCTGGGAACACGCCGCCTACCGCTCCCTGTCGCTGGTGTGCCAGGTGCAGCTGGGCTCCGGGGGCAACGGAACAAAG CGGCCCTTCGCGGGGGTGGGTCTGAGGTCGGCGCGTCTCCTGCAGCTTCACCCCGACCGGGATTACCGCGTGAGAGTCCGCTGCGGCGCCCGGCGCAATTTTTTCGAGTGGGGAAACTGGAGCCGCTCCCTTTCCTTCAAAACCCACATGGACG TTCCCGAGGCTCCCGACGTGTGGATGCGAACGGACCACGACAACAGCGCCCACGTCGTCTGGAAG CCCCTGACGGCCCGGCAGAGCCACGGCCGGCTCACGTCTTACCAGGTGACCTGGCGGAGCCCCGGCGAGATGGCGGGGGGGCGCACGGAGAGTGTGGGCCCCCGCACTCGGACGCTGCCGCTCCACCCGGCCCGGACGGACGGCTCCACCCGGATCACGGCCACCGTGGTGGCCAAGAACGCGGCCGGGGCCTCGCCGCCCGCCACCGTGGTGATCCCCCTCGGCGGCCCAG ACCAGACCGTGGTGGCCGAGAGCCGAGCGGACGCCACCGAGCGAGGCTTCGCTCTGGTCTGGCCGGAGCGCGCCGACTGCGGCTACGTGCTGGAGTGGCGCGACGCCCTCTGCTGGCGGGACTGCTCGGTGGAGTGGCTCCGGTTAGCCCCGGGGAGCACGGAGGCCACCGTGGCGTCAG GGCATTTTCAGCCGGGCGTCAAGTACAACATTTCCCTGTTCAGCTGCTCTTCGAAGCCGCTGCGACGTTGGCACGGCTACGTGCGGGAGCTGG CTCCCTCCGGGACCGTGCCCCACTTGTCCGTCAGTCAGCAGGACTCTGACGCCGCCTTGACTTGGGGGGTCATGCCAGAGGTGGGCAGGCGAGGTTACCTGCTGGGCTACAACGTTTACCTGGACAACGACCCCGGCGTGGCGCTATTGG CCAACCTCTCGGGAGAAGGGAGCAGGAAGTACACCGTGAAGGGTCTCTCCAAGGGCACCTACAAATTCACGGTCAAGGCTTACACTTTGGCGGGCGAAGACGTGGGCGCCACCGCCTCCATCACGCTGCGTCTCTTGG CGGACTGGCTCATCCTGGAAATCCTGACCTCTCTGGGAGCCACTGCACTATTTCTGGCCATGGTCACCTTCCTCTGCTACAGGAAACGAAAATG GGTCAAGGGAGCCTTCTATCCCGACATTCCTCAGCCCAAATTGAACGACGACTGGAGCAGGACGCAG GGGCCGCTGGACGTGAGGGCGTCGCCCAACCACCTGGTCCGCGTGGTGGAAAAGCCCCAAGTGGATTCTTTCAAAGAAGTGCTGGTGGTCATTCCCGAAGAAGACGAGGATGAGGCCCGACAAGACGACGGggtgaccaccaccaccaccacgacaacggcggcggcggcgcgccgCCAGCGGCCTTCCTCCTTGCGCCGCCACGGCACCACCGACTCTTCCGACTCCTCGGTGGACTCCGGGCAAATGGACGTCTTCTACACGGGGATCCAAACGTCGGCGTCATCTCGGCTCTCCCCGGCGGACGTGGGACGGCCGGCTTCCCTGGCGCCGGCCCACGAAGGGGGTTACCGGCCTCAGAGGCAAGCGCCGCCGCCCGGGGAGGACCGGCGAGACGGCGAGCCGGAGGCCTCCCCGGGTGGCGGGCGAGAGGCCTCCCCGGGCGGCGGAGGCTACAAGGCCCAAACCGCTTGGCGTTCGGACTCCCCCGGGGAGGCGGAGGAGCGGCCGACATCTCTGGGCTCAcccggggaggaggaggaggagcgggcGGCGCCGCCATCTCTGGGCTCGCCCGCCTCCGTGGCTTCCACGCAGTTCCTCCTGCCCGACGGCGAAGCGGAGCAGCCCGGCCGGGAGAAGCGTCCGATGTCcgtgtcggcggcggcggcggcgggctggTTCACCAACTTGCTCTCCTCCGCCAAAGCGTGA